Proteins encoded within one genomic window of Streptomyces sp. NBC_00523:
- the rbsK gene encoding ribokinase has product MTRIAVLGSTNMDLVAYVDRAPERGRTVTGREFRTIPGGKGANQAVAAARAGGDVLMIGAVGDDEYGVRMRENLEHSGVDTDLLHTAEGPSGTAHIVVDAKGSNAIVVIPGANGTMTALGPGEVAAIAEADLLLLQLELPMSAVIEGARAGHAQGVRTVLTPSPVQELPSELLDHIDLLVPNEHEAAELSGYDDPHAAAEILLGQVPAVLITLGSKGSLYAARGSRTIHFPAPDVTAVDTTGAGDTFVGTLAVALGEGRPVPQAVAWASAAAALCVQKPGASVSMPYRSEIDGA; this is encoded by the coding sequence ATGACCAGAATCGCGGTGCTCGGCAGCACCAATATGGATCTTGTGGCCTACGTCGACCGGGCCCCGGAACGCGGCCGGACCGTCACCGGGCGGGAGTTCCGCACGATCCCCGGCGGCAAGGGCGCCAACCAGGCGGTCGCCGCCGCCCGCGCGGGCGGTGACGTGCTGATGATCGGCGCGGTCGGCGACGACGAGTACGGCGTACGGATGCGGGAGAACCTGGAGCACTCCGGCGTCGACACCGACCTGCTGCACACCGCCGAGGGCCCCAGCGGCACCGCCCACATCGTGGTCGACGCCAAGGGCTCCAACGCGATCGTGGTCATCCCCGGCGCCAACGGCACCATGACCGCGCTCGGCCCGGGCGAGGTGGCCGCCATCGCCGAGGCGGACCTGCTGCTGCTCCAGCTGGAGCTGCCGATGTCCGCCGTGATCGAGGGCGCCCGCGCCGGTCACGCCCAGGGCGTACGGACCGTGCTCACCCCCTCCCCCGTCCAGGAGCTGCCCTCCGAGCTCCTCGACCACATCGACCTGCTGGTCCCCAACGAGCACGAGGCGGCGGAACTCTCCGGCTACGACGACCCGCACGCGGCGGCGGAGATCCTGCTCGGCCAGGTCCCGGCGGTGCTCATCACGCTCGGCTCGAAGGGCAGCCTGTACGCGGCCCGGGGCAGCCGCACCATCCACTTCCCGGCCCCGGACGTGACCGCCGTCGACACCACCGGCGCCGGGGACACCTTCGTCGGCACCCTGGCCGTGGCGCTCGGCGAGGGCCGCCCGGTCCCGCAGGCCGTCGCCTGGGCCTCGGCCGCCGCCGCGCTCTGCGTACAGAAGCCGGGCGCCTCGGTCTCCATGCCGTACCGCAGCGAAATCGACGGCGCGTGA
- a CDS encoding CaiB/BaiF CoA transferase family protein: MSAPAAPPLTGLRVVDLATLFAGPLCATMLGDFGAEVIKVEHPVRPDPSRGHGPAKDGVGLWWKLLGRNKRNLTLDLSAPEGRDLLLRLAADTDVIIENFRPGTLERWGLGPDELHAVNPRLVLVRVTGFGQFGPYAHRPGFGTLAEAMSGFAAITGEPDGPPTLPPFGLADSIAALATAYAVMAALAGRDRTGEGQVVDMAIIEPILTVLGPQPLWYDQLGYVQPRTGNRSRNNAPRNTYRTSDGEWVAVSTSAQSVAERVMRLVGRADLIEEPWFASGATRAEHSDELDEAVGHWIARHSREEALSAFEKAEAAIAPIHDVRDVMEDPQYRALDTVTEVDDPELGPLRMQNVLFRLSRTPGAIRWTGRPHGADTEEILTELGLTGPEISALRAERVL; encoded by the coding sequence GTGAGCGCCCCCGCGGCGCCGCCGCTCACCGGACTACGGGTGGTCGATCTCGCCACGCTCTTCGCGGGCCCCCTCTGCGCGACCATGCTGGGCGACTTCGGCGCCGAGGTGATCAAGGTCGAGCATCCGGTCCGCCCCGACCCCTCCCGGGGCCACGGGCCCGCGAAGGACGGCGTGGGCCTGTGGTGGAAGCTCCTCGGCCGCAACAAGCGCAACCTGACGCTCGACCTGTCCGCCCCGGAGGGCCGCGATCTGCTGCTGCGGCTCGCGGCGGACACCGACGTGATCATCGAGAACTTCCGGCCGGGCACGCTGGAACGCTGGGGGCTCGGGCCCGACGAGCTGCACGCGGTCAACCCCCGGCTCGTGCTGGTGCGCGTCACGGGCTTCGGCCAGTTCGGCCCGTACGCCCACCGGCCCGGCTTCGGGACGCTCGCCGAGGCGATGAGCGGCTTCGCGGCGATCACCGGGGAGCCGGACGGGCCGCCGACCCTGCCGCCGTTCGGCCTGGCCGACTCGATCGCCGCGCTCGCCACGGCGTACGCGGTGATGGCCGCCCTCGCCGGGCGCGACCGGACCGGCGAGGGGCAGGTGGTCGACATGGCGATCATCGAGCCGATCCTGACCGTGCTCGGCCCGCAGCCGCTCTGGTACGACCAGCTCGGTTACGTACAGCCGCGCACCGGGAACCGCTCGCGCAACAACGCGCCGCGCAACACGTACCGCACCTCGGACGGGGAGTGGGTGGCCGTCTCCACCTCCGCGCAGTCCGTCGCGGAGCGGGTGATGCGGCTGGTCGGGCGGGCGGACCTGATCGAGGAGCCGTGGTTCGCCTCGGGCGCCACCCGCGCCGAGCACAGCGACGAGCTGGACGAGGCCGTGGGCCACTGGATCGCCCGGCACAGCCGGGAGGAGGCGCTGTCCGCGTTCGAGAAGGCGGAGGCCGCCATCGCGCCCATCCACGACGTACGGGACGTCATGGAGGACCCGCAGTACCGGGCGCTGGACACGGTCACCGAGGTGGACGACCCGGAGCTGGGCCCGCTGCGGATGCAGAACGTCCTCTTCCGGCTGTCCCGGACCCCGGGCGCGATCCGCTGGACGGGCCGCCCGCACGGGGCCGACACCGAGGAGATCCTGACCGAGCTGGGGCTGACCGGGCCCGAGATCTCGGCGCTGCGGGCGGAGCGGGTGCTGTGA
- the trpA gene encoding tryptophan synthase subunit alpha: protein MSGNIELLNSTLAATRAEDRAALIAYLPAGFPTVDGGIEAIKAAVAGGADVIEVGLPHSDPVLDGPVIQTADDIALRGGVRIADVMRTVREAHEATGAPILVMTYWNPIDRYGVERFTAELAEAGGAGCILPDLPVQESALWREHAERHGLATVFVVAPSSKDERIATITDAGSGFVYAASLMGVTGTRASVGAQAQDLVRRTRATTGMPVCVGLGVSDAAQAAEVAGFADGVIVGTAFVKCMLDAPDEAAGLAGVRSLAADLAEGVRKR from the coding sequence GTGAGCGGCAACATCGAACTGCTGAACAGCACGCTCGCCGCCACGCGGGCCGAGGACCGGGCCGCGCTCATCGCGTACCTGCCGGCCGGGTTCCCGACCGTCGACGGCGGCATCGAGGCCATCAAGGCCGCCGTGGCGGGCGGCGCCGACGTCATCGAGGTGGGGCTGCCGCACAGCGACCCGGTCCTCGACGGCCCGGTCATCCAGACCGCCGACGACATCGCGCTGCGCGGCGGCGTGCGGATCGCCGACGTGATGCGCACGGTGCGCGAGGCCCACGAGGCCACCGGGGCGCCGATCCTGGTCATGACGTACTGGAACCCGATCGACCGGTACGGCGTCGAGCGGTTCACCGCCGAGCTGGCCGAGGCGGGCGGGGCCGGGTGCATCCTGCCCGACCTGCCGGTCCAGGAGTCCGCGCTGTGGCGCGAGCACGCGGAGCGGCACGGCCTGGCCACCGTCTTCGTCGTCGCGCCCAGCAGCAAGGACGAGCGGATCGCCACCATCACCGACGCGGGCTCCGGCTTCGTCTACGCCGCGTCCCTGATGGGCGTCACCGGCACCCGTGCCTCGGTCGGCGCGCAGGCGCAGGACCTGGTCCGGCGGACCCGGGCCACCACCGGGATGCCGGTCTGCGTCGGCCTCGGCGTGTCCGACGCCGCCCAGGCCGCGGAGGTCGCCGGCTTCGCCGACGGCGTCATCGTCGGCACGGCGTTCGTCAAGTGCATGCTGGACGCCCCCGACGAGGCGGCCGGCCTCGCGGGCGTCCGTTCACTGGCGGCCGATCTTGCCGAAGGTGTTCGAAAGCGCTGA
- a CDS encoding ADP-ribosylglycohydrolase family protein has translation MSGTRRARIEGLLVGLAAGDAAGWPAARHRAARMPEWTRRLTRELDAFAEQNATTTLPVPIALNQPPEPLRLGPSDDAEWAAFAAATVLAAPGPGRVRAAVSGAWNALAAEVAAAAARATEVEAAVLPLRARISVRAGLGNLAAGLRPPATGHDNPHYFDDAACVRAAVLAVVHPGDPHAAAELAEFDARFTQDGDGVHGARAMAAASAEALGGADVDTAVDAALAQLPDGTEIARNAAHAVRIAREFAGERAGAFALVPVLEHQIVDHVYSYGIAAAETVPVALALATASRGDIAQAVPAAACLSRVADSAPALAGALTGALGTIGSVPDGWRETCRTLAGCALPRFAGTDLVELAGLLAATEPAPTGGQFGHDIHRAPGAHDVPLPHDSHDARDPRGAHAR, from the coding sequence ATGAGCGGCACGCGGCGCGCCCGCATCGAGGGGCTGCTCGTCGGGCTGGCCGCCGGGGACGCCGCCGGATGGCCCGCGGCCCGGCACCGGGCGGCCCGGATGCCGGAGTGGACCCGGCGGCTGACCCGGGAGCTGGACGCCTTCGCCGAGCAGAACGCGACGACCACCCTCCCCGTGCCCATCGCCCTCAACCAGCCGCCCGAGCCGCTGCGGCTCGGCCCGTCCGACGACGCCGAGTGGGCGGCGTTCGCGGCGGCGACCGTGCTGGCCGCCCCCGGACCGGGGCGGGTGCGCGCCGCCGTCTCCGGGGCCTGGAACGCGCTCGCCGCCGAGGTCGCCGCCGCCGCGGCGCGCGCGACCGAGGTGGAGGCGGCGGTGCTGCCGCTGCGCGCCCGGATCTCGGTACGGGCCGGGCTCGGGAACCTCGCCGCCGGGCTGCGGCCGCCCGCCACCGGGCACGACAACCCGCACTACTTCGACGACGCGGCGTGCGTACGGGCGGCCGTGCTGGCGGTCGTCCACCCGGGCGACCCGCACGCGGCGGCGGAGCTCGCGGAGTTCGACGCGCGCTTCACGCAGGACGGCGACGGGGTGCACGGGGCGCGGGCGATGGCCGCCGCGAGCGCCGAGGCGCTGGGCGGGGCGGACGTGGACACGGCGGTCGACGCGGCGCTGGCCCAGCTCCCGGACGGCACCGAGATCGCCCGCAACGCGGCCCACGCGGTCCGGATCGCCCGGGAGTTCGCCGGGGAGCGGGCCGGGGCGTTCGCGCTCGTCCCGGTCCTGGAGCACCAGATCGTGGACCACGTCTACAGCTACGGGATCGCCGCCGCCGAGACCGTACCGGTCGCCCTCGCCCTGGCCACCGCGTCCCGGGGCGACATCGCGCAGGCCGTGCCCGCGGCGGCCTGCCTGTCCCGGGTCGCGGACTCCGCGCCCGCCCTGGCCGGGGCGCTGACCGGGGCGCTGGGCACCATCGGCTCCGTGCCCGACGGCTGGCGGGAGACCTGCCGGACGCTGGCCGGCTGCGCGCTCCCCCGGTTCGCGGGCACGGATCTGGTGGAACTCGCCGGGCTGCTGGCAGCCACGGAACCGGCCCCCACGGGTGGACAATTCGGACATGACATCCACCGTGCCCCTGGCGCCCACGACGTCCCCCTCCCCCACGACAGCCACGACGCCCGCGACCCCCGGGGCGCCCACGCTCGATGA
- a CDS encoding HpcH/HpaI aldolase/citrate lyase family protein, with amino-acid sequence MSAAAPLTLLYVPGDRPDVVRKAAASGADVVIVDLEDAVAPDRREYARAATVELLSDPPSGAAPPVHVRVNDEADVLALAGLPGLGGLRLPKITHAASVHHIAARAPGVALCPLLESALGIEHAYSVAAAHPQVQAIALGEADLRADLGVREDAGLDWSRSRVVVAARAAGLAPPTQSVFADVRDLDGLSTSCAHGRALGFLGRAAIHPRQLPVIERAFRPTPQEVEAAWQIVEAARDQAGAQALPDGRFVDAAVVAQAQRTLSLAERNR; translated from the coding sequence GTGAGCGCGGCGGCCCCCCTCACCCTGCTGTACGTGCCCGGGGACCGGCCGGACGTCGTGCGCAAGGCGGCCGCCTCGGGCGCGGACGTGGTGATCGTGGACCTGGAGGACGCGGTCGCCCCCGACCGCAGGGAGTACGCCCGCGCGGCGACGGTGGAGCTGCTGTCGGACCCGCCGTCCGGCGCGGCGCCGCCCGTGCATGTGCGGGTCAACGACGAGGCGGACGTGCTGGCGCTCGCCGGGCTGCCGGGGCTCGGCGGGCTGCGGCTGCCGAAGATCACCCACGCCGCGTCCGTGCACCACATCGCGGCGCGGGCCCCCGGGGTGGCCCTGTGCCCGCTCCTGGAGTCGGCGCTCGGCATCGAGCACGCGTACTCGGTGGCCGCCGCCCACCCCCAGGTCCAGGCCATCGCCCTGGGCGAGGCGGACCTCCGCGCGGATCTGGGCGTACGGGAGGACGCGGGGCTCGACTGGTCGCGCAGCCGGGTGGTGGTCGCCGCCCGGGCGGCGGGCCTGGCGCCGCCCACGCAGTCGGTGTTCGCGGACGTCCGGGACCTGGACGGCCTCTCGACCTCCTGCGCCCACGGCCGGGCCCTGGGCTTCCTGGGCCGGGCGGCGATCCACCCCCGCCAGCTCCCGGTGATCGAACGCGCCTTCCGCCCCACACCGCAGGAGGTCGAGGCGGCCTGGCAAATCGTGGAGGCGGCCCGCGACCAGGCAGGCGCCCAGGCCCTCCCGGACGGCCGCTTCGTCGACGCGGCCGTGGTTGCGCAGGCGCAACGGACACTCTCGCTCGCCGAACGAAATCGGTGA
- a CDS encoding ADP-ribosylglycohydrolase family protein, translating into MTTAVRVTWVQPEDLVGHELRQAAEDGRDARALARRWYEAGGSPAPERAGASDPGAPPGLRAVAERLLDELALLESPLAGDEPDGLDAIRAACPQWPHAREVRPAGPERLHAAWLGRAAGCLLGKPVEKLPLEGIRALARATGNWPLDTWFTARGLPAPLAATYPWNRRSAATSLAENIDGMPEDDDLNHPLLTLLLLQRHGAAFTTADLARLWLDELPAGRTFTAERVAYRNLLDGIEPPDTARHRNPFREWIGAQIRADVHGWTRPGDPAGAAEQAYRDAVLTHTGNGVYGAMFTAAALAEAAGGETDVHGCLATGLRVVPPRSRFAAAVRDGIEAARGERDFDTVVDRLHAAYGRYHWVHVLPNAALLAAALTHADGDFTGSVCKAVSGGWDTDSNGATAGSLAGLLAGRPDALPDRWTTPLKNRLATSVPGFDGTGFDTLAALTHRLTHEEALRP; encoded by the coding sequence GTGACCACGGCGGTGCGGGTGACCTGGGTGCAGCCGGAGGACCTGGTGGGCCACGAGCTGCGGCAGGCCGCCGAGGACGGCCGCGACGCGCGCGCCCTCGCCCGCCGGTGGTACGAGGCCGGCGGCTCCCCCGCCCCGGAGCGCGCGGGCGCGTCCGACCCGGGCGCCCCGCCCGGGCTGCGCGCGGTCGCCGAACGGCTGCTGGACGAACTCGCCCTGCTGGAGTCCCCGCTGGCCGGTGACGAGCCGGACGGCCTGGACGCGATCCGGGCCGCCTGCCCGCAGTGGCCGCACGCCCGGGAGGTGCGGCCGGCCGGCCCGGAGCGGCTGCACGCCGCCTGGCTGGGCCGCGCCGCCGGCTGTCTGCTGGGCAAGCCGGTCGAGAAGCTGCCGCTGGAAGGCATCCGCGCCCTGGCCCGGGCCACCGGCAACTGGCCGCTGGACACCTGGTTCACCGCCCGCGGCCTGCCCGCCCCGCTGGCCGCCACCTACCCGTGGAACCGGCGCTCCGCGGCCACCTCGCTCGCCGAGAACATCGACGGGATGCCCGAGGACGACGACCTCAACCACCCGTTGCTCACCCTTCTGCTGCTCCAGCGGCACGGCGCCGCGTTCACCACGGCGGACCTGGCCCGGCTGTGGCTGGACGAGCTCCCGGCGGGGCGTACGTTCACCGCCGAGCGAGTCGCGTACCGCAATCTGCTCGACGGCATCGAGCCCCCGGACACCGCCCGGCACCGCAACCCGTTCCGGGAGTGGATCGGCGCGCAGATCCGGGCCGACGTGCACGGCTGGACCCGGCCCGGCGACCCGGCGGGCGCGGCGGAACAGGCGTACCGCGACGCGGTCCTCACCCACACCGGGAACGGCGTCTACGGCGCGATGTTCACGGCGGCGGCGCTGGCCGAGGCGGCCGGCGGCGAGACCGATGTGCACGGCTGCCTGGCCACCGGGCTGCGCGTGGTGCCGCCGCGCTCGCGGTTCGCGGCGGCGGTACGGGACGGCATCGAAGCCGCCCGCGGGGAACGGGACTTCGATACGGTCGTGGACCGGCTGCACGCGGCGTACGGCAGGTATCACTGGGTGCATGTGCTGCCCAACGCGGCCCTGCTGGCCGCTGCCCTCACCCACGCCGACGGCGACTTCACGGGTTCCGTCTGCAAGGCGGTGTCCGGCGGCTGGGACACCGACTCCAACGGCGCGACCGCCGGTTCGCTCGCCGGACTGCTCGCCGGGCGGCCGGACGCGCTGCCCGACCGGTGGACCACCCCGCTGAAGAACCGGCTCGCCACGTCCGTCCCCGGTTTCGACGGGACCGGCTTCGACACCCTGGCCGCACTGACCCATCGGCTCACCCACGAGGAGGCACTCCGCCCATGA
- a CDS encoding ADP-ribosylglycohydrolase family protein, which produces METVAGNPTAPRAGGTRTARLTEDPEPGGPVDRARGTLLGLAVGDALGAPAENMRPSEIRRRWGRIEGFVSDDPAGTDDTEYAIFSGLLLARHGSELTVTDVERAWRLWIADLDEGPFRGAGFSERGTLENLRRGLAAPISAQHRHAWSDGLAMRAAPFGVFAAGRPAEAARLVAVDGRVSHEGEGIYGGQAVAAGVAAAMTCASVTSVIAAALSVVPMDSWTARSLRRAVTAAQRPYPDRLTGERAVRSAVVVGGYPWTDLAPEAVGLAFGAFAAARGDFRTAVLMAVNMGRDADTTAAVAGALCGALHGASAIPRLWADAIGPVRGSCLPSMRGYHVVDIADLLAPGAADGGPGGEGAVRR; this is translated from the coding sequence ATGGAGACGGTCGCAGGAAATCCGACGGCGCCGCGGGCGGGCGGCACACGGACGGCACGGCTTACGGAGGATCCGGAACCGGGCGGACCCGTCGACCGGGCCAGGGGCACGCTGCTCGGTCTCGCGGTCGGCGACGCGCTCGGCGCCCCGGCGGAGAACATGCGGCCCTCCGAGATCCGCCGCCGCTGGGGCCGGATCGAGGGCTTCGTCAGCGACGACCCGGCGGGCACCGACGACACGGAGTACGCGATCTTCTCCGGGCTGCTGCTGGCCCGGCACGGCTCGGAGCTCACCGTCACCGATGTCGAGCGGGCCTGGCGGCTGTGGATCGCCGACCTGGACGAGGGGCCGTTCCGGGGCGCCGGCTTCAGCGAGCGCGGCACCCTGGAGAACCTGCGCCGGGGCCTGGCCGCGCCGATCTCCGCCCAGCACCGGCACGCCTGGAGCGACGGCCTGGCGATGCGCGCCGCGCCCTTCGGCGTCTTCGCGGCCGGGCGCCCCGCCGAGGCGGCCCGGCTGGTCGCGGTCGACGGCCGGGTCAGCCACGAGGGCGAGGGCATCTACGGCGGCCAGGCGGTGGCCGCCGGGGTGGCCGCCGCGATGACCTGCGCCTCGGTCACCTCGGTGATCGCCGCCGCGCTCTCGGTCGTCCCCATGGACTCCTGGACGGCCCGCTCCCTGCGCCGCGCGGTGACGGCGGCGCAGCGCCCGTACCCCGACCGCCTCACCGGCGAACGCGCGGTCCGCTCCGCCGTGGTGGTCGGCGGCTACCCCTGGACGGACCTGGCCCCCGAGGCGGTCGGCCTGGCCTTCGGCGCGTTCGCGGCGGCGCGCGGCGACTTCCGTACGGCGGTGCTGATGGCCGTCAACATGGGCCGCGACGCCGACACGACGGCCGCGGTGGCGGGCGCCCTCTGCGGCGCCCTGCACGGCGCGTCGGCGATTCCGCGCCTCTGGGCGGACGCGATCGGCCCGGTGCGCGGCAGCTGCCTGCCGTCGATGCGGGGGTACCACGTGGTGGACATCGCGGACCTGCTGGCGCCGGGCGCGGCGGACGGCGGACCCGGTGGCGAAGGCGCGGTGCGGCGATGA
- a CDS encoding thioredoxin domain-containing protein has protein sequence MSEKNEQGKRAARDRLIQQREQAKARDRRRRTLIVSTAVVGVLGLAAVVGVIAANTDGKSDKSKASGPAVAPSGATGKDALAIRVGADDAPSTLTIWEDFRCPVCAQFENAFRDTIHEMERDGQIKVDYHLATIIDGNMGGSGSLKAANAAACAQDAGKFSAYHDVLYSNQPAETDDAFGDNDKLIELAKKVPGLDTPGFRGCVEDGKHDAWVQKSNKAFSDGGFQGTPTALLNGESIFPKKGDEAITVANLKKWVAEANKGKKPATPTATP, from the coding sequence GTGAGCGAGAAGAACGAACAGGGTAAGAGGGCCGCGCGAGACCGGCTGATCCAGCAGCGCGAGCAGGCGAAGGCGCGCGACCGCCGGCGCCGCACGCTGATCGTGTCCACGGCCGTGGTGGGGGTCCTGGGCCTGGCCGCCGTCGTCGGCGTGATCGCGGCGAACACCGACGGCAAGAGCGACAAGTCCAAGGCGTCCGGACCCGCCGTCGCCCCGTCCGGGGCGACCGGCAAGGACGCCCTGGCCATCCGGGTCGGCGCGGACGACGCCCCGTCCACCCTCACCATCTGGGAGGACTTCCGCTGCCCGGTCTGCGCCCAGTTCGAGAACGCGTTCCGCGACACGATCCATGAGATGGAGCGCGACGGCCAGATCAAGGTCGACTACCACCTCGCCACGATCATCGACGGCAACATGGGCGGCAGCGGCTCCCTCAAGGCGGCCAACGCGGCCGCCTGCGCGCAGGACGCCGGCAAGTTCTCCGCGTACCACGACGTGCTGTACAGCAACCAGCCGGCGGAGACCGACGACGCCTTCGGCGACAACGACAAGCTGATCGAGCTCGCCAAGAAGGTCCCCGGTCTCGACACGCCCGGCTTCCGCGGCTGCGTCGAGGACGGCAAGCACGACGCGTGGGTGCAGAAGTCCAACAAGGCCTTCAGCGACGGCGGCTTCCAAGGCACTCCGACGGCCCTGCTCAACGGGGAGTCGATCTTCCCGAAGAAGGGCGACGAGGCGATCACCGTGGCCAACCTGAAGAAGTGGGTCGCCGAGGCCAACAAGGGCAAGAAACCGGCCACCCCCACGGCCACGCCGTAG
- the lgt gene encoding prolipoprotein diacylglyceryl transferase: protein MNLAYIPSPSTGVIDLGPIPLRGYAFCIIIGVFVAVWFGNKRWIARGGTAGTVADIAVWAVPFGLVGGRLYHVITDYQLYFSEGEDWVDAFKIWQGGLGIWGAIALGAVGAWIGCRRRGIPLPAWADALAPGIVLAQACGRWGNWFNQELYGRETHVPWALKISDGPNRVAGTYHPTFLYESLWCVGVALLVVWADRRFKMGHGRVFALYVAAYCAGRAWIEYMRVDEAHHILGLRLNVWTALIVFVLAVTYIVISAKLRPGREEIVEPGAPEAPESSDKADEAESDEPEAAEAEADAKPEADADAPKADGTAEAAKG from the coding sequence ATGAACCTTGCCTACATTCCCAGCCCGTCGACCGGCGTGATCGATCTCGGACCGATCCCGCTCCGCGGCTACGCGTTCTGCATCATCATCGGTGTCTTCGTCGCCGTCTGGTTCGGCAACAAGCGCTGGATCGCCCGAGGAGGCACCGCCGGCACCGTTGCCGACATCGCCGTCTGGGCCGTGCCGTTCGGGCTCGTCGGTGGCCGGCTCTACCACGTCATCACCGACTACCAGCTGTACTTCAGCGAGGGTGAGGACTGGGTCGACGCCTTCAAGATCTGGCAGGGCGGCCTCGGTATCTGGGGTGCGATCGCGCTGGGCGCGGTCGGTGCCTGGATCGGCTGCCGCCGCCGCGGGATCCCGCTGCCCGCCTGGGCCGACGCCCTCGCCCCCGGCATCGTCCTCGCCCAGGCGTGCGGCCGCTGGGGCAACTGGTTCAACCAGGAGCTGTACGGCCGGGAGACCCACGTCCCGTGGGCGCTGAAGATCAGCGACGGGCCGAACCGGGTGGCCGGCACCTACCACCCGACCTTCCTGTACGAGTCGCTGTGGTGCGTCGGCGTCGCGCTCCTGGTGGTCTGGGCCGACCGCCGCTTCAAGATGGGCCACGGCCGGGTGTTCGCGCTGTACGTCGCGGCGTACTGCGCCGGGCGCGCGTGGATCGAGTACATGCGGGTGGACGAGGCGCACCACATCCTGGGCCTGCGGCTCAACGTGTGGACCGCGCTGATCGTGTTCGTGCTCGCGGTGACGTACATCGTGATCTCGGCGAAGCTCCGCCCGGGCCGCGAGGAGATCGTCGAGCCGGGGGCGCCGGAGGCGCCGGAATCCTCGGACAAGGCGGACGAGGCCGAGTCGGACGAGCCGGAGGCCGCGGAGGCGGAGGCCGACGCGAAGCCGGAGGCCGATGCGGATGCGCCGAAGGCGGACGGTACGGCGGAGGCCGCGAAGGGCTGA
- a CDS encoding ADP-ribosylglycohydrolase family protein: MTSTVPLAPTTSPSPTTATTPATPGAPTLDDRIAGALVGAAVGDALGGPVEGRSPEQITARHGGRITGIVGPWDGDDWRTARPIAPYHKGDGHVTDDTLMTHALVRVYGKVRGHLDAYAVADHLVPEMIGEPRWIPELEAEALPLQRVFLAEKWIVARLHYGHVDPREAGSGNIVNCGAAMYMAPVGLVNAAHPQAAYAEAIDVAGAHQSSYGREAAGVFAAGVAAACAPGATPATVVEACLALAKDGTRAAIEAVCEAASRHRDVESALVPLRAAVAPFDTVGPDYRAPSLGARRPSRLHAIEELPVALGMLLAADGDYRQAVLGSVNYGRDCDSIATMSGALAGALHGERAVPADWAATVAEASRLDLRAPARTLAEVAREVFARDTARRRAHEAAFATLAGTP; this comes from the coding sequence ATGACATCCACCGTGCCCCTGGCGCCCACGACGTCCCCCTCCCCCACGACAGCCACGACGCCCGCGACCCCCGGGGCGCCCACGCTCGATGACCGGATCGCCGGAGCCCTCGTCGGCGCAGCCGTCGGCGACGCGCTGGGCGGCCCGGTCGAGGGCCGCTCCCCGGAGCAGATCACGGCCCGGCACGGCGGCAGGATCACCGGGATCGTCGGCCCCTGGGACGGCGACGACTGGCGGACCGCCCGCCCGATCGCCCCGTACCACAAGGGCGACGGGCACGTCACCGACGACACCTTGATGACGCACGCGCTGGTCCGGGTGTACGGGAAGGTGCGCGGCCATCTCGACGCGTACGCGGTCGCCGACCACCTCGTCCCGGAGATGATCGGCGAACCGCGCTGGATCCCGGAGCTGGAGGCCGAGGCGCTGCCGCTCCAGCGGGTCTTCCTCGCGGAGAAGTGGATCGTCGCCCGGCTGCACTACGGGCACGTCGACCCGCGCGAGGCGGGCTCCGGAAACATCGTCAACTGCGGTGCGGCGATGTACATGGCGCCGGTCGGCCTGGTGAACGCCGCCCATCCGCAGGCGGCGTACGCCGAGGCGATCGACGTCGCGGGCGCCCACCAGTCGAGTTACGGCAGGGAGGCGGCCGGGGTCTTCGCGGCCGGGGTCGCCGCCGCCTGCGCGCCCGGGGCGACGCCCGCCACGGTCGTGGAGGCGTGCCTGGCGCTCGCCAAGGACGGCACCCGCGCCGCGATCGAGGCCGTCTGCGAGGCGGCCTCCCGCCACCGGGACGTCGAGTCGGCGCTCGTCCCGCTGCGCGCGGCCGTCGCCCCCTTCGACACCGTCGGCCCGGACTACCGCGCCCCGTCGCTCGGCGCCCGCCGCCCGTCCCGGCTGCACGCGATCGAGGAGCTGCCGGTCGCCCTCGGCATGCTGCTCGCCGCCGACGGGGACTACCGGCAGGCGGTCCTCGGCTCGGTCAACTACGGCCGCGACTGCGACTCGATCGCCACCATGAGCGGCGCGCTCGCGGGCGCCCTGCACGGCGAGCGGGCCGTCCCCGCCGACTGGGCCGCGACGGTCGCGGAGGCCAGCCGCCTCGATCTGCGCGCCCCGGCCCGGACCCTGGCCGAGGTGGCCCGCGAGGTGTTCGCCCGGGACACCGCCCGCCGCCGCGCCCACGAGGCCGCCTTCGCGACGCTGGCGGGCACCCCGTGA